A genome region from Cutaneotrichosporon cavernicola HIS019 DNA, chromosome: 5 includes the following:
- a CDS encoding uncharacterized protein (Cation transporter) produces the protein MAPPSPAGARRIFSPTFTSSPHSLGGEDIELPELDINEDEGAGEPAARSPHFAPLPGGTRVAPSTPARPSAIQPAGSSAALTHTCNSPLNPNPTLTSTAPSTAASAAPPTPILAHTPGPKPDSDRPEFAELLTPAQLRRRRRPHATLAPDAPAGLGTLAGQPLLAGSSRLGWTTDDGDLYRGATADPTPEPAKAVSNDDAVTVSTGSSSSSSWSWGSGGVAGATRAVVHRIGGAIGVRRGSMSTVDTGYASSASSSSSDGAATRVIGRLGRALTRTVSRGTMDSTEERPRRVYVPLRREFTLLLPDENWTPGEATPLPTPPLEGTTPASTPTRVITTPVLQPILEEVRKARAAAGITSDLVLRQSQSRRRDVAMRRAGSAPGRQRQPRAFTAPPPRRPVVPPTVSRLEALRGTPSIPAPVRPKSASDLLGMVGTRSDSTTSLRGLVEESETKTSSPRRSIDTFDKPFDKPRAAWWLDVSCPTWKDLRDIGELLSLHPLTLEDVLHQDPREKLDTFDALGYYFVVVRALDEQYFKYTPGGADAPPGAGITAPGVHPAEEPVERQRRGWGFGRATGRAASKSGEKVEIVEDNPGKEGLEGVAVGGINLYLAVFADGIVSFHFGDVSKHMTRVRNRLLSVRTHEPTSDWIAHGLLDSIVDAFFPLTGYVDGAVDDMDALSIDPTRDPRDHHHRAFTIDDESPSDAPYADHVEDLVDGHMDTEWIAMDDKEFMDRRKSRREKVTKRMNRVQLHAKKSAVNRWVKKAFVRAFAPSRFDATTATSPFAHVLLYIKLFLLPITDARPTQYMTAAPELFDRTTVLNSMNNLRRLVTGLSRLLGGKHMVVASLLKRVESHTGGTSDVGAYLSDVHDHILLLQTSLYHYEYILANCQPAYISHLHVSGSTSRGNISTLVLALSVVTIGTLPMQFVTGMFSMNVYVPHNLHPADKIELDLPGPLRLNLFGIVVAIVVVVACCLVLMIRWWRWKARQKWSRRRGFEVPNAWNGFWGWE, from the exons ATGGCCCCACCATCTCCcgctggcgcgcgccgcatCTTCTCTCCCACTttcacctcctccccacatagccttggcggcgaggacatcGAACtccccgagctcgacatcaacgaggatgagggcgcGGGCGAACCGGCCGCCCGGTCGCCCCATTTCGCGCCCCTTCCTGGTGGCACTCGCGTTGCTCCCTCCACCCCTGCGCGCCCCTCTGCAATCCAACCAGCAGGCAGCAGCGCGGCCCTTACTCACACGTGCAACTCACCTCTAAACCCAAACCCGACACTCACATCCACGGCGCCCAGCACCGCTGCTTCcgcagcgccgccgactCCTATCCTCGCGCATACGCCTGGACCCAAACCAGACTCTGACCGCCCCGAGttcgccgagctcctcacTCCAGCACAACTACGGaggcgccgtcgccctcatGCAACCCTTGCGCCCGACGCACCAGCAGGCCTTGGCACGCTGGCGGGGCAGCCGCTGCTAGCTGGCTCCAGCCGCCTGGGGTGGACTacggacgacggcgacttGTACCGTGGCGCGACTGCGGATCCCACGCCAGAGCCAGCGAAAGCAGTGTcgaacgacgacgccgtcacAGTCAGCACCGGGAGCAGCTCTAGCTCGTCGTGGTCGTGGGGGAGCGGCGGTGTGGCGGGTGCTACTAGGGCGGTTGTACATCGTATCGGTGGGGCGATTGGTGTGAGGCGCGGCAGCATGTCCACTGTGGACACAGGGTAtgcgagctcggcgagttcGAGCAGCTCCGACGGCGCAGCGACGAGAGTAATTGGCCGCCTTGGAAGGGCGCTCACGCGCACCGTGTCCCGCGGTACCATGGACAGCACTGAGGAGCGTCCACGGCGCGTGTACGTACCGCTTCGGCGCGAGTTTACGCTTCTCCTTCCCGACGAGAACTGGACGCCAGGCGAGGCGACGCCATTGCCGACACCCCCTTTGGAAGGGACCACTCCGGCGTCAACGCCCACTCGCGTCATCACGACACCTGTTCTCCAGCCAatcctcgaggaggtgcgcaaggcgcgtgcggcggcgggcatCACCTCTGACCTCGTGCTCCGTCAGTCGCagtcgcggaggagggacgTGGCGATGCGCCGGGCCGGGTCTGCGCCGGGCCGTCAGCGCCAGCCGCGCGCATTCACAGCGCCACCGCCCCGGAGGCCGGTCGTCCCGCCCACCGTGTCCCGGCTTGAGGCACTAAGGGGCACGCCGAGCATCCCTGCACCCGTGCGTCCCAAATCGGCCTCCGACTTACTGGGGATGGTCGGCACGCGATCCGATAGCACCACGAGCCTGCgcggccttgtcgaggagtCCGAGACGAAAACTTCGTCGCCTCGGAGGAGCATCGACACGTTCGACAAGCCGTTCGACAAGCCGCGCGCAGCGTGGTGGCTCGACGTGTCCTGCCCTACGTGGAAGGACCTGCGCGACatcggcgagctcctctccctccatCCTCTGACATTGGAGGACGTATTGCACCAGGACCCGCGCGAGAAGCTTGACACATTCGACGCGCTGGGATACTACTTTGTCGTTGTAcgtgcgctcgacgagcaaTATTTCAAGTACACGCCCGGTGGTGCCGATGCGCCGCCGGGTGCTGGGATTACCGCGCCTGGTGTGCACCCGGCGGAGGAGCCTGTCGAGAGGCAGCGCCGTGGATGGGGCTTTGGGCGGGCGACGGGCCGCGCAGCGAGCAAGAGCGGCGAGAAGGTTGAGATTGTCGAGGACAATCCCGGAAAGGAGGGTCTCGAGGGTGTCGCGGTCGGCGGTATCAACCTCTACCTCGCAGTGTTTGCTGACGGGATCGTGAGC tTCCACTTTGGCGACGTCTCCAAGCACATGACGCGCGTACGCAATCGCCTTCTATCTGTGCGCACCCATGAGCCCACGTCGGACTGGATCGCGCACGGGCTACTCGACTCGATTGTGGACGCGTTCTTCCCCCTAACCGGCTATGTCGACGGCGCCGTAGATGACATGGACGCGCTCAGTATCGACCCGACGCGCGACCCGCgcgaccaccaccaccgagCATTCACCATCGACGACGAATCGCCCTCTGACGCGCCGTACGCCGACCATGTTGAGGACTTGGTTGACGGGCACATGGACACGGAGTGGATCGCAATGGATGACAAGGAGTTCATGGACCGTCGCAAGAGCCGGCGCGAGAAGGTAACCAAGCGGATGAATCGTGTTCAATTACACGCAAAGAAGTCGGCCGTCAACCGGTGGGTCAAGAAGGCTTTTGTACGCGCGTTTGCCCCCTCGCGCTTCGACGCGACAACTGCGACCTCGCCTTTCGCCCACGTGTTGCTTTACATCAAGCTCTTCCTCCTGCCTATCACCGacgcgaggccgacacAGTACATGACTGCTGCACCAGAGTTGTTTGACCGCACGACCGTGCTGAACAGCATGAACAACCTGCGCCGTCTGGTAACGGGTTTATCGCGCCTGCTGGGCGGGAAACACATGGTCGTCGCGAGCCTGCTCAAGCGTGTCGAGTCACACACGGGCGGGACTAGCGACGTTGGGGCGTACCTCTCCGACGTACACGACCACATCCTGCTGCTGCAAACGTCGCTCTATCACTACGAGTacatcctcgccaactgTCAGCCGGCGTACATCTCGCACCTGCATGTCTCAGGGAGCACGTCGCGCGGCAACATCTCGACcctcgtactcgcgctGTCGGTGGTCACGATCGGGACCCTACCTATGCAGTTTGTCACCG GCATGTTCAGTATGAACGTCTATGTGCCGCACAACCTGCATCCTGCCGACAAGATTGAGCTCGACTTGCCTGGGCCATTAAGGCTCAACCTCTTCGggatcgtcgtcgccattGTGGTTGTGGTCGCTTGCTGCCTGGTGCTCATGATccggtggtggcggtggaaGGCGCGACAGAAGTGgagccggcggcgagggtTCGAGGTGCCGAACGCGTGGAACGGCTTCTGGGGTTGGGAGTAG
- a CDS encoding uncharacterized protein (CTD kinase subunit gamma CTK3), which yields MSLDPFEARLQFLKFVRTLNASQQSIQKVVSFAVKYGAKCGDDLWECVADEIGKGSLNARINILYLLDSLAETSAAVGPPDAPYLPLIERGLPALVAAVVPATREGHLNARSARQILESWRARRVLDPAAVDAALKILAGRRRVGGGAGEVGDGRDGEKGREGDKSGVKVEGRDDKSAKMSRTDILRRIEEDRERQKRLRERMWILPVPPLTTASAAPSPFLTPASPKPGVKRKREEREMLPPRVPGVQPLDVEFEQMWEGTSDLDDDDYERMRENAVAAGLL from the exons ATGTCGCTCGACCCCTTCGAAGCCCGCCTCCAGTTCCTCAAGTTCGTGCGCACATTGAATGCCTCGCAACAGAGTATCCAAAAAGTCGTGTCGTTTGCAGTCAAATACGGTGCAAAATGCGGCGATGACCTGTGGGAGTGTGTTGCGGATGAGATTGGCAAG GGATCCCTCAACGCTCGCATAAACATCCTAtacctcctcgactcgctcgCGGAAACAAGTGCGGCAGTAGGACCACCAGACGCGCCCTACCTTCCTCTCATTGAACGTGGACTGCCGGCCCTCGTAGCTGCTGTCGTGCCAGCTACCCGCGAAGGACACTTGAATGCGCGGTCTGCGCGGCAGATCCTCGAGTCGTGGCGCGCGCGGAGGGTGTTGGATCCAGCAGCAGTGGATGCGGCGCTCAAGATTCTTGCGGGGCGGAGGCGGGTTGGAGGGGGGGCGGGAGAAGTGGGAGACGGCAGGGACGGAGAGAaagggagagaaggagacaAGTCCGGGGTAAAGGTCGAGGGGAGAGACGACAAGTCAGCAAAGATGTCGCGGACCGACATCCTACGGCGTATCGAAGAAGACCGGGAGCGCCAGAAAcgcctgcgcgagcgcatgTGGATCCTCCCCGTTCCTCCACTTaccaccgcctccgccgccccgTCGCCATTCCTCACGCCCGCATCACCAAAACCCGGAGTGAAACGCAAAcgcgaggagagggagatgCTTCCACCTCGCGTGCCTGGCGTACAGCctctcgacgtcgagttTGAGCAGATGTGGGAGGGCACGAGCGAcctcgatgacgacgactaTGAGCGGATGCGAGA aaACGCAGTAGCAGCAGGTCTCCTATAA
- a CDS encoding uncharacterized protein (Cytochrome c oxidase assembly protein PET191), with protein MSPPLACQRERDELAQCVLRTDCVLKQGKTPKECLSNKDNLPVQCQHLLASFSDCRRGMLDMRRRFRGNHLSEEAKHGGGDAALGAKQ; from the exons ATGTCGCCACCTCTCGCGTgccagcgcgagcgcgacgagctcgcacAGTGCGTTCTGCGGACAGACTG CGTCCTCAAGCAGGGCAAGACGCCCAAGGAGTGCCTGAGCAACAAGGACAACCTCCCTGTGCAGTGccagcacctcctcgcctccttctcggaCTGCAGGCGCGGAATG CTCGAcatgcgccgccgcttTCGCGGAAACCACCTGAGCGAAGAGGCCAagcacggcggcggggacgcggcgctcggGGCCAAGCAGTAA
- the SQT1 gene encoding uncharacterized protein (Anaphase-promoting complex subunit 4 WD40 domain), which produces MSAHEPKSETDKLADEFEDVVLVEEDVEEVIDDDGDVPHDDDHDHDEVKDPNGPVIEAEEGEPEAKPDTAISGTFLHSPGSAMFALALHPSFPNPPLAVSGGQDDMGYLFCPLHPTLGSFNRDSFPAIPLRGHEDSVVAAAFSSDGEYVATGGLDGRVRVWRHAQPKRVQAAEGSADSWKYWEFVTSVDAGEVSWLKWHPKGPVLSAGCEDGSVWLWSMPTGRTMTVLSSHTMEVTAGVFPPPAGKQLLTASLDSSLVLWNPSAGEPEFKMTVFQSPGARILNPSVHGITSLAVSPNGALIAAGGAGGRIRLIAIARGEVIGIKAEVVHNLEVHGRGESVEALAFVDLHNGSFGGRGVVLVSAGTDGRVIVSDTTTGRTRAAMPHPEAVTAIACHPAPCQYVVTTACADRTLRTWDIRTGQLLAEHHGHAGPINCVSVSPALDGDESPLGLPQAQFIVSGGDEGASLLFRI; this is translated from the exons ATGAGCGCACACGAACCAAAATCCGAGACggacaagctcgccgacgagtttgaggacgtcgtcctcgtcgaggaggatgtggaAGAGGTGATCGAtgatgacggcgacgtcccacacgacgacgaccacgaccacgacgaggtcaaggatCCGAACGGGCCTGTGattgaggccgaggagggcgaaCCTGAGGCGAAACCAGACACGGCCATCTCGGGGACAT TCCTCCATTCTCCGGGGAGTGCCATgttcgcgctcgctctccaCCCGTCCTTCCCGAATCCGCCCCTCGCCGTCTCGGGAGGACAGGACGACATGGGGTACCTCTTCTGTCCGTTGCATCCCACACTGGGGAGTTTCAACCGCGATTCGTTCCCGGCCATCCCGCTACGGGGACACGAGGACAGCgtggtcgccgccgcctttAGCAGTGACGGAGAGTACGTCGCGACGGGCGGTCTAGACGGACGCGTCCGTGTGTGGCGTCATGCTCAACCCAAACGGGTGCAGGCAGCTGAAGGGAGTGCCGACTCGTGGAAGTACTGGGAGTTTGTGACGAGTGTCGATGCTGGCGAAGTCTCATGGCTCAAGTGGCACCCCAAGGGCCCCGTGCTTTCGGCTGGATGTGAAGACGGCTCGGTATGGCTTTGGAGCA TGCCCACTGGACGGACGATGACGGTGCTCTCCAGCCACACGATGGAGGTGACGGCCGGCGTGTTCCCCCCTCCGGCTGGGAAGCAGCTCCTCACTGCCTCGCTTGACAGCAGTCTGGTTCTTTGGAACCCTTCTGCTGGGGAGCCAGAGTTCAAGATGACAGTCTTCCAGTCTCCGGGAGCGCGGATCCTTAACCCCTCTGTTCACGGCATCACCAGTCTTGCTGTTTCGCCCAACGGTGCGCTGATCGCGGCTGGCGGGGCGGGAGGCAGGATCAGGCTCATCGCCATTGCGCGAGGCGAGGTCATCGgcatcaaggccgaggtcgtgcaCAACCTTGAGGTGCACGGGCGGGGCGAGAGCGTCGAGGCACTCGCGTTTGTTGACCTCCACAACGGGAGCTTTGGCGGTAGGGGTGTCGTTCTCGTCTCGGCTGGAACGGACGGGCGTGTCATCGTCTCGGATACTACCACCGGGcgcactcgcgccgccATGCCCCACCCGGAAGCTGTCACCGCCATTGCGTGCCATCCAGCACCGTGCCAGTATGTCGTCACGACCGCGTGTGCCGACCGCACGCTGCGCACTTGGGACATCCGAACTGGCCAGCTCCTCGCTGAACACCACGGACATGCTGGCCCCATCAATTGCGTCTCGGTGAGCCCCGCACTCGACGGCGATGAGTCGCCCCTTGGCCTGCCTCAGGCTCAGTTCATTGTGAGcggcggtgacgagggTGCTAGCCTCCTCTTTAGGATATAG
- the AMS1 gene encoding uncharacterized protein (Alpha mannosidase, middle domain), which yields MGSRQQPQPPHPPQPLGPMRSMRSDSDKPTGDNYPHLEYEARYKYMTGIDGRIDSFIGGHFSGYNLSALLFAHREDDTKHVQLEVWSPPGRSKPTFEEAKKQKYRSAKKYEEFGPSWTNHWFKVTVIIPKEWDKYERIQLEFDCSGEAMVMDSDGNVYHGLTGGWSVDRRVEFIIPEKDRKKGVGHYYIEASCNGMFGQNGENPPDPNRYYRLNSADLTVPNMDAWRLMWDFDSLHQLNHEMPWDSSLHHHTKKVLNNIIDVFRIGDLSCIPDCRKAAEEILGKDWEKVSDEENKDASQQTGQLWALGHCHIDTAWLWPFSVTQQKSARSWSTQLDLMDRYPEHRFATTQAQQYKWVEQLYPSLFTRIKEKVKEGLFQPTGCTWVEMDTNVPSGEALVRQFLYGQRYFESRFGSRSKTFVLPDTFGYSSQLPQISRLAGAPNFFTQKISWNIINSFPHTTFNWVGLDGTQVLTHMTPVNNYNSQCNMDDIRRGSTGHKNLEVTNQSLLFFGNGDGGGGPTPPMLEKLKRARAIAKRHDAGGQLPLVRMGGTIEKFYDAIREQTNNGRTLPTWHGELYLEIHRATYTTHGSIKKHNRKIEIMLREAEYATAMASLSNPKYKYPKDKIDSAWEDLLLCQFHDVLPGSSIQMVYDDAERIYHGVEKSITKVIEEAYQSLYQGTAALSPKAKLEGKAQIVAINTLPGTTRLEVMQVPIAEHASVRAHSVQMSSDRKHGYLLMDASPESAFATPRGLYADLQPARATQISANRFELINSSVKMMIEDGRITSLRDVALDRELIPEGMSGGLVVMEDHPNYWDAWDVDFFHLFKQKHLKFEKVRVKDVGPLRASLSVYLKYGDSDIEFDVSLDAVPASTMADARSMVRFDAHISWHQKHEFLKFELPLDIHNDVATYDTQFGTLTRPTHRNTSWDAAKFEVCAHKFADLSEYGYGVALINDCKYGYAVDGNVMRLSLLRGPTMPDPDCDMGKHEFSFAIYPHVGTYIESDVTPVAYAFNAPMRLRLGSASTALTFTGNPFRVENARNVILETVKRGEDDVHAEGEEQTLILRLFEQFGGHANAVLQITGLAVSKAELVNLMEDHMEDLKLSSAGPNASNDDCEIKLPFRGYEIKTVRLTLKPGAKAKARRDSTGWVKL from the exons ATGGGAAGCAGGCAGCAGCCCCAGCCGCCCCACCCGCCCCAGCCTCTCGGTCCCATGCGGTCCATGCGCAGCGATTCCGACAAGCCCACCGGCGACAACTACCCCCACCTCGAGTATGAGGCCC GATACAAGTACATGACGGGCATTGACGGCCGTATTGACTCATTCATC GGCGGTCACTTCTCGGGATACAACCTCTCCGCCCTGTTGTTCGCCCACCGCGAAGACGATACCAAACATGTCCAGCTTGAGGTGTGGTCCCCGCCTGGCCGTTCCAAGCCGACGTTtgaggaggccaagaagcagAAGTACCGCTCCGCTAAGAAGTACGAGGAGTTCGGCCCGTCCTGG ACCAACCACTGGTTCAAGGTCACGGTCATTATTCCCAAGGAGTGGGACAAGTACGAGCGTATTCAGC tcgAGTTTGACTGCTCGGGCGAGGCCATGGTTATGGACAGTGACGGCAACGTATACCACG gcctCACAGGTGGATGGAGTGTTGACCGCCGTGTCGAGTTTATCATCCCCGAGAAGGACCGCAAGAAAGGCGTCGGCCACTACTACATCGAGGCTAGCTGTAACGGCATGTTCGGCCAGAACGGCGAGAACCCGCCCGAC cctAACCGGTATTACCGCCTCAACAGTGCTGACCTCACCGTGCCCAACATGGACGCCTGGCGCCTCATGTGGGACTTTGACTCTCTCCACCAGCTCAACCACGAGATGCCCTGGGACTCGTCACTGCACCACCACACCAAGAAGGTGCTGAACAACATCATTGATGTCTTCCGCATCGGCGACCTTTCTTGTATCCCTGACTGCCGCAAGGCGGCTGAGGAGATCCTCGGCAAGGACTGGGAGAAGGTCTCGGACGAGGAAAACAAGGATGCTAGCCAGCAGACTGGTCAGCTCTGGGCTTTGGGCCACTG CCACATCGACACGGCGTGGCTCTGGCCGTTCTCAGTTACGCAGCAGAAGTCGGCCCGCTCATGGTCGACCCAGCTCGATCTCATGGACCGCTACCCGGAGCATCGCTTCGCGACGACCCAGGCCCAGCAGTACAAGTGGGTTGAGCAGCTTTACCCCTCGCTCTTCACGCGTATCAAggagaaggtcaaggaAGGTCTTTTTCAACCCACTGGTTGCACCTGGGTGGAGATGGACACGAATGTGCCGTCAGGTGAGGCGCTTGTCCGCCAGTTCCTCTACGGCCAGCGCTACTTCGAGAGCCGCTTCGGCTCGCGCTCAAAGACCTTTGTTCTTCCCGACACGTTCGGGTACTCGAGCCAGCTGCCGCAGATCTCGCGCCTCGCGGGCGCGCCAAACTTCTTCACCCAGAAGATCTCGTGGAACATCAT CAACTCGTTCCCGCACACGACGTTCAACTGGGTCGGCTTGGATGGCACGCAGGTGCTCACTCACATGACTCCAGTGAACAACTACAATTCGCAGTGCAACATGGACGACATCCGTCGCGGCTCGACCGGACACAAGAACCTCGAGGTCACCAACCAGTCCCTGCTGTTCTTCGGTaacggcgacggcggcggtgggccGACTCCGCCGATgctcgagaagctcaagcGTGCCCGTGCCATTGCCAAGCGCCACGATGCTGGTGGCCAACTGCCTCTCGTCCGCATGGGTGGTACCATCGAGAAGTTCTACGATGCTATCCGCGAGCAGACCAACAACGGTCGCACTCTCCCGACTTGGCACGGCGAGTTGTACCTCGAGATCCATCGCGCGACCTACACGACCCACGGCTCGATCAAGAAGCACAACCGTAAGATCGAGATCAtgctgcgcgaggcggaATATGCCACTGCAATGGCAAGCCTCAGCAACCCCAAGTACAAGTACCCGAAGGACAAGATCGACTCGGCGTGGGAGGACCTCCTGCTGTGCCAGTTCCACGACGTCCTCCCGGGTTCGTCTATCCAGATGGTGTACGACGATGCCGAGAGGATCTACCACGGCGTCGAGAAGTCGATTACCAAGGTGATTGAGGAGGCGTACCAGTCTCTGTACCAGGGCACCGCGGCTCTCTCTCCCAAGGCTAAGCTGGAGGGCAAGGCCCAGATTGTCGCAATCAACACGCTCCCGGGCACGACGCGCCTTGAGGTAATGCAAGTTCCGATTGCGGAGCACGCTTCCGTGCGCGCGCACTCAGTGCAGATGTCGAGTGACCGGAAGCACGGCTACCTGCTCATGGACGCAAGCCCCGAGAGCGCATTCGCCACTCCACGCGGGTTATATGCCGACCTCCAGCCGGCGCGCGCAACGCAGATCTCCGCAAACCGCTtcgagctcatcaactCGTCAGTCAAGATGAtgatcgaggacggccgCATCACGAGCCTGCGTGATGTCGCGCTTGACCGCGAGCTTATCCCCGAGGGCATGAgcggcggccttgtcgtCATGGAGGACCACCCGAACTACTGGGATGCATGGGATGTCGACTTCTTCCACCTCTTCAAGCAAAAGCACCTCAAGTTCGAGAAGGTCCGGGTCAAGGATGTCGGTCCACTGCGCGCCTCGCTCAGTGTGTACCTCAAGTACGGAGACAGCGACATCGAGTTCGACGTGTCGCTGGATGCTGTACCGGCGTCGACCATGGCCGACGCACGCAGCATGGTCCGCTTCGACGCGCATATTTCGTGGCACCAGAAGCACGAGTTCCTCAAGTTTGAACTCCCGTTGGACATCCACAACGACGTTGCAACTTACGACACACAGTTCGGCACGCTTACGCGCCCGACGCACCGGAACACGAGCTGGGATGCCGCCAA ATTCGAGGTTTGCGCGCACAAGTTCGCCGATCTGTCCGAGTACGGTTACGGTGTTGCGCTCATCAACGACTGCAAGTACGGCTA tgccgtcgacggcaaCGTCATGCGTCTCTCGCTTCTCCGTGGGCCGACCATGCCGGACCCCGACTGCGACATGGGCAAGCACGAGTTCTCGTTCGCCATCTATCCGCATGTGGGAACATACATCGAGAGCGACGTTACCCCAGTGGCGTACGCATTCAACGCGCCCATGCGTC TGCGGCTCGGCTCTGCGTCCACCGCGCTCACCTTCACGGGCAACCCGTTCCGCGTGGAAAATGCACGCAacgtcatcctcgagacggtcaagcgcggcgaggacgatgtccatgccgagggcgaggagcagaCATTGATCCTGCGCCTGTTTGAGCAGTTTGGTGGACACGCCAATGCGGTGTTGCAGAT caccggcctcgccgtctccaaggccgagcttgtcaacCTCATGGAGGACCACATGGAGGACCTCAAGCTATCGTCGGCGGGCCCAAACGCCTCGAACGACGACTGTGAGATCAAGCTCCCCTTCCGTGGTTACGAGATCAAGACGGTGCGCCTCACGCTCAAGCCCGGCGCCAAGGCTAAGGCTCGTCGCGACTCCACTGGGTGGGTGAAGCTGTAG